One genomic window of Ziziphus jujuba cultivar Dongzao chromosome 4, ASM3175591v1 includes the following:
- the LOC112491340 gene encoding uncharacterized protein LOC112491340 isoform X2 → MSELQNKIWKALLKETKKENLQPGDHIYTRIQANTEDHGIYLDEKNVIHFTQGRRGARSDDHYSTCPNCSDHDQSSFHGAATLAPADPAEVVQNRAFSFPKNNSIHSSSHYRFINNGKDYAMYCKTGLLVIDNINFSRSWQAAAFFVAVTLTFFLFLQQSTAATFIGVIATCFGLYCIYRFGSDIGARPNVIKVDQVEKLPDVDRKLSSAASGFRPIQSLIDLFIVLLMTQFNIQLLLTVQTWSEPLQLLSEALRVVWILACIILFYLAILQKRLISNKIHKRQLKPGDHIYTWRHNSCSTYAYHGIYVGDSDGEVISLIRGVDPILPSSASSHSSDIPISTSSSTASNQAKKSCVEYCSLDSFLNGDELYVYKYGVSLAFFLAKILGGTCTICSTDRPETVIYRSRRELNKGSGTGAYNLFNNSCEDFAIYCKTGLRSRNRIINLGRNGQRASYFGMLCAIAIFKFTFRPSNPIGVAATVYFIYSMFRFVADATHCGKAYEIRLKILPSWMRSGRFPIVPQLMHHEGENLLF, encoded by the exons ATGAGTGAACTGCAGAACAAGATCTGGAAGGCGCTTCTCAAGGAAACCAAGAAGGAAAACCTGCAGCCTGGAGATCACATCTACACAAGGATACAAGCCAATACAGAAGACCATG gaatatatttggatgaaaaaaACGTGATCCACTTTACTCAAGGTCGACGAGGAGCAAGGTCAGATGATCATTATAGTACATGTCCAAATTGCAGCGACCATGATCAATCAAGTTTTCATG GAGCTGCAACTCTTGCGCCTGCTGATCCAGCTGAAGTTGTACAGAACCGTGCATTTAgtttcccaaaaaataatagcatTCACTCCAGCAGCCACTACCGTTTCATAAACAATGGTAAAGACTATGCAATGTATTGCAAAACGGGCTTGCTAGTGATAGATAACATAAATTTCAGCAGAAGTTGGCAAGCTGCAGCATTTTTCGTGGCTGTTACtctcactttctttctttttctgcaGCAAAGCACAGCTGCAACTTTTATTGGTGTGATAGCTACATGTTTTGGCTTATACTGTATTTATAGATTTGGTTCTGATATTGGAGCCCGTCCTAATGTTATTAAAGTGGATCAAGTAGAGAAATTGCCCGATGTCGATAGGAAATTGTCTTCTGCTGCATCGGGCTTCAGACCTATTCAATCCTTAATTGACCTGTTCATAGTATTGCTGATGACTCAGTTCAATATTCAGTTGCTATTAACAGTACAAACGTGGTCTGAGCCCCTTCAACTGCTGTCCGAGGCTCTTCGAGTGGTCTGGATTCTAGCGTGTATCATACTTTTCTACCTAGCAATATtacaaaaa AGATTGATTTCGAACAAGATACATAAAAGGCAGTTGAAGCCTGGAGATCACATCTACACATGGAGGCACAACTCTTGCAGTACCTATGCCTATCATG GTATATATGTCGGTGACAGTGACGGAGAAGTGATCAGCCTCATTCGTGGAGTAGACCCTATTTTACCCAGCTCAGCTTCATCCCATTCATCAGACATTCCCATAAGCACTAGCTCCTCCACTGCTAGTAATCAAGCAAAGAAAAGTTGTGTAGAATATTGCAGCCTAGATAGTTTTCTTAATGGTGATGAACTCTATGTCTATAAATATGGTGTTAGTCTTGCTTTCTTTCTAGCCAAAATTCTAGGTGGTACTTGTACCATTTGCTCTACTGATCGGCCTGAAACTGTTATTTACCGTTCCCGCCGGGAGCTGAACAAGGGTTCTGGAACTGGTGCCTACAACCTTTTCAACAACAGTTGCGAAgactttgcaatatattgcaaaacagGGTTGCGTTCGAGAAATAGAATTATTAACCTTGGCAGGAATGGGCAGAGAGCATCTTACTTTGGTATGCTTTGTGCTATTGCCATTTTTAAGTTTACATTCCGGCCTAGCAATCCTATTGGTGTGGCAGCTACGGTTTATTTCATCTACTCTATGTTTAGATTTGTTGCTGATGCTACACATTGTGGGAAAGCTTATGAAATTAGACTTAAGATATTGCCATCTTGGATGCGTAGTGGTCGTTTTCCGATAGTGCCTCAACTCATGCATCACGAAGGCGAGAATTTACTATTCTAA
- the LOC112491340 gene encoding uncharacterized protein LOC112491340 isoform X1 codes for MSELQNKIWKALLKETKKENLQPGDHIYTRIQANTEDHGIYLDEKNVIHFTQGRRGARSDDHYSTCPNCSDHDQSSFHGVVSSCMYCFLSGGDHPYLFEYGVKPALILTKLAGAATLAPADPAEVVQNRAFSFPKNNSIHSSSHYRFINNGKDYAMYCKTGLLVIDNINFSRSWQAAAFFVAVTLTFFLFLQQSTAATFIGVIATCFGLYCIYRFGSDIGARPNVIKVDQVEKLPDVDRKLSSAASGFRPIQSLIDLFIVLLMTQFNIQLLLTVQTWSEPLQLLSEALRVVWILACIILFYLAILQKRLISNKIHKRQLKPGDHIYTWRHNSCSTYAYHGIYVGDSDGEVISLIRGVDPILPSSASSHSSDIPISTSSSTASNQAKKSCVEYCSLDSFLNGDELYVYKYGVSLAFFLAKILGGTCTICSTDRPETVIYRSRRELNKGSGTGAYNLFNNSCEDFAIYCKTGLRSRNRIINLGRNGQRASYFGMLCAIAIFKFTFRPSNPIGVAATVYFIYSMFRFVADATHCGKAYEIRLKILPSWMRSGRFPIVPQLMHHEGENLLF; via the exons ATGAGTGAACTGCAGAACAAGATCTGGAAGGCGCTTCTCAAGGAAACCAAGAAGGAAAACCTGCAGCCTGGAGATCACATCTACACAAGGATACAAGCCAATACAGAAGACCATG gaatatatttggatgaaaaaaACGTGATCCACTTTACTCAAGGTCGACGAGGAGCAAGGTCAGATGATCATTATAGTACATGTCCAAATTGCAGCGACCATGATCAATCAAGTTTTCATGGTGTGGTATCTTCCTGCATGTATTGTTTCCTTTCTGGTGGAGATCATCCGTATCTCTTTGAATATGGTGTTAAACCAGCTCTCATCCTCACCAAACTCGCAGGAGCTGCAACTCTTGCGCCTGCTGATCCAGCTGAAGTTGTACAGAACCGTGCATTTAgtttcccaaaaaataatagcatTCACTCCAGCAGCCACTACCGTTTCATAAACAATGGTAAAGACTATGCAATGTATTGCAAAACGGGCTTGCTAGTGATAGATAACATAAATTTCAGCAGAAGTTGGCAAGCTGCAGCATTTTTCGTGGCTGTTACtctcactttctttctttttctgcaGCAAAGCACAGCTGCAACTTTTATTGGTGTGATAGCTACATGTTTTGGCTTATACTGTATTTATAGATTTGGTTCTGATATTGGAGCCCGTCCTAATGTTATTAAAGTGGATCAAGTAGAGAAATTGCCCGATGTCGATAGGAAATTGTCTTCTGCTGCATCGGGCTTCAGACCTATTCAATCCTTAATTGACCTGTTCATAGTATTGCTGATGACTCAGTTCAATATTCAGTTGCTATTAACAGTACAAACGTGGTCTGAGCCCCTTCAACTGCTGTCCGAGGCTCTTCGAGTGGTCTGGATTCTAGCGTGTATCATACTTTTCTACCTAGCAATATtacaaaaa AGATTGATTTCGAACAAGATACATAAAAGGCAGTTGAAGCCTGGAGATCACATCTACACATGGAGGCACAACTCTTGCAGTACCTATGCCTATCATG GTATATATGTCGGTGACAGTGACGGAGAAGTGATCAGCCTCATTCGTGGAGTAGACCCTATTTTACCCAGCTCAGCTTCATCCCATTCATCAGACATTCCCATAAGCACTAGCTCCTCCACTGCTAGTAATCAAGCAAAGAAAAGTTGTGTAGAATATTGCAGCCTAGATAGTTTTCTTAATGGTGATGAACTCTATGTCTATAAATATGGTGTTAGTCTTGCTTTCTTTCTAGCCAAAATTCTAGGTGGTACTTGTACCATTTGCTCTACTGATCGGCCTGAAACTGTTATTTACCGTTCCCGCCGGGAGCTGAACAAGGGTTCTGGAACTGGTGCCTACAACCTTTTCAACAACAGTTGCGAAgactttgcaatatattgcaaaacagGGTTGCGTTCGAGAAATAGAATTATTAACCTTGGCAGGAATGGGCAGAGAGCATCTTACTTTGGTATGCTTTGTGCTATTGCCATTTTTAAGTTTACATTCCGGCCTAGCAATCCTATTGGTGTGGCAGCTACGGTTTATTTCATCTACTCTATGTTTAGATTTGTTGCTGATGCTACACATTGTGGGAAAGCTTATGAAATTAGACTTAAGATATTGCCATCTTGGATGCGTAGTGGTCGTTTTCCGATAGTGCCTCAACTCATGCATCACGAAGGCGAGAATTTACTATTCTAA